In the genome of Yersinia enterocolitica, the window TAACAATCATTTGTTACCCGCGGATGTCGATGCTGCTGCTGATGCGCTCAAAGCTTGCCAATTGATTATTCTACAACTCGAAATTCCGCTGGAAACGGTCTACGCCGCTATCGACTTTGCCCGCCAGCACCAGATTAAAGTCATTCTTAATCCAGCCCCCGCATCTAAAGCATTGGATATCGGCTATGCATGTCAGTGCGAGTTCTTTATGCCAAATGAAACTGAGCTCGCGATTCTGACCGGAATGCCAGTTGATAGTCTGGATAACATTTACCGTGCAGGGCGCAGCTTATTGGATAAAGGGTTACATAACCTGATCATTACTTTGGGGCATCGCGGATCATTATGGATGCACGGTGAACACATTAACCATGTGCCACCGGTTAGTGTCCACGCCATCGACACCAGCGGCGCAGGTGATGCTTTCATTGGTTGTTTTGCTCATGAATATGTCCAGCACGGCAATATATTAAAAGCGATGGAAATGGCTTCTGCTTTTGCAGCCTACAGTGTCACAGGAAAGGGAACCCAACGTTCTTATCCTGATGCGTCGCAATTTATTGATTTTTTAAAGACCCTACACCAAGGAAAATAAAATGCGCCTTAATACCGTTCAACTGCCAGATGGCTATTTAAATAAAACACCGTTATTCCAATTTATTTTGCTTTCCTGCTTATTCCCGCTCTGGGGATGTGCAGCCAGTCTGAATGATATTTTAATTACTCAATTTAAAAGCGTATTTGCACTCAGTGATTTTGCCAGTGCACTGGTACAAAGTGCCTTTTATGGCGGTTATTTTCTGATTGCTATTCCTGCCTCTTTGGTCATCAAAAAAAGCAGCTACAAAGTTGCTATATTAACTGGGTTAACACTTTATATTATCGGATGTATGTTGTTTTATCCTGCTTCCCATATGGCAACATATACTATGTTTCTGGCCGCTATTTTTGCCATCGCTATTGGTTTAAGTTTCCTTGAAACTGCTGCTAATACCTACAGCTCCATGATTGGTCATAAAGACTATGCCACTTTACGGCTTAATATCAGCCAAACTTTCTACCCGATCGGTGCATTGATGGGGATAGTACTCGGTAAATACTTGGTATTTCAGGAAGGTGATAGTTTACACAACCAAATGGCCGCGATGACGCCAGAACAGATTCATGCTTTTCGTCTTACGATGTTAGAACATACATTGGAGCCTTATAAATATCTGATTTTCGTTCTACTGCTGGTTATGCTGTTATTTGTTATTACTCGTTATCCTCATTGCAAACCACAAGGTGATAGCGGTAAAAAAGTGGTTTCACCGTCATTAAAAGAAACCTTGAAATATTTAGCTGGGAACAGTCGTTTTAAAAAAGGCATTGCGGCGCAGTTCCTCTATGTGGGTATGCAAGTCGCAGTATGGTCCTTTACGATTCGCCTGGCCTTAAACCTGGGCGCATCTAATGAACGAGATGCCTCGAACTTTATGATTTACAGTTTTATTTGCTTCTTCATTGGTAAGTTTGTGGCCAACTTCCTGATGACACGATTTAAAGCCGAAAAAGTGTTAATTGCCTATTCTATTTTAGGTGCATTAACGTTGCTTTATGTCGTAACCGTACCCAACTTTACGGCGGTATATGCAGCCGTATTTGTTAGCGTCTTGTTTGGGCCCTGCTGGGCGACTATCTATGCAGGCACCCTGGATACAGTTGACAACAAATATACCGAAGTGGCCGGGGCCATTATTGTGATGTCGATAGTGGGGGCTGCAGTGGTACCAGCATTACAAGGGTTTGTCTCTGACCATCTTGGTTCAATGCAACATGCATTTTTTGTCTCATTATTGTGTTTCGCCTATGTTGGTTTCTATTTTTGGGGTGAACTGCGCAATAAACAACGGACAAGTGCGGCAACATTGGCAAATAATGAGTCTTAATTGAACCGGGAGTAACAATAAATGACCGCCAAAATAACGCTAATCCGTGAACAGTTCAGTCTTCAGGAGCAAGAGATCTATAGCAGTAGTGATTTTACTGTTATCAGTTTTAAATATGCCTCAGGTATTGAAGCTCTGAAAATTGTTAATTCTCGTGGGTACCTGACCGTTTTACCTTATTACGGCCAAATGATTTGGGATGCGGAATTTGATGGGCATAACCTGAAAATGGAAAATATGTTCTCTCAACCTAAGCGTGGAGAGAACATTGTTGATACCTACGGTTGTTTTGCTTTCCATTCGGGTTTGCGCCGTAATGGTTGTCCATCGCCTGAGGACGACCATGTATTACACGGCGAGATGCCTTGTGCTGAAATGGACTACGCTTGGCTCCTTATTGACGGCGACACACTTGCCGTCACGGGCAGTGTGGAATATGTGAAAGGGTTCGGTGATCATTATTGCGCGCAACCGCTGGTTAGGCTCAGGGCCGGTAGTGCG includes:
- the fucP gene encoding L-fucose:H+ symporter permease, with product MRLNTVQLPDGYLNKTPLFQFILLSCLFPLWGCAASLNDILITQFKSVFALSDFASALVQSAFYGGYFLIAIPASLVIKKSSYKVAILTGLTLYIIGCMLFYPASHMATYTMFLAAIFAIAIGLSFLETAANTYSSMIGHKDYATLRLNISQTFYPIGALMGIVLGKYLVFQEGDSLHNQMAAMTPEQIHAFRLTMLEHTLEPYKYLIFVLLLVMLLFVITRYPHCKPQGDSGKKVVSPSLKETLKYLAGNSRFKKGIAAQFLYVGMQVAVWSFTIRLALNLGASNERDASNFMIYSFICFFIGKFVANFLMTRFKAEKVLIAYSILGALTLLYVVTVPNFTAVYAAVFVSVLFGPCWATIYAGTLDTVDNKYTEVAGAIIVMSIVGAAVVPALQGFVSDHLGSMQHAFFVSLLCFAYVGFYFWGELRNKQRTSAATLANNES
- the rbsK gene encoding ribokinase, with the translated sequence MDIAVIGSNMVDLITYIDEMPQVGETLEAPNFEIGCGGKGANQAVAAAKLGANVMMITRVGDDLFAENTIRNLQKAGVDTQYVKAVTGASSGVAPIFVDKSSQNRILIIKGANNHLLPADVDAAADALKACQLIILQLEIPLETVYAAIDFARQHQIKVILNPAPASKALDIGYACQCEFFMPNETELAILTGMPVDSLDNIYRAGRSLLDKGLHNLIITLGHRGSLWMHGEHINHVPPVSVHAIDTSGAGDAFIGCFAHEYVQHGNILKAMEMASAFAAYSVTGKGTQRSYPDASQFIDFLKTLHQGK